A segment of the Ignavibacteriota bacterium genome:
TCTCTGTGAAGTTGACGAACGGCATGTTCAACTTCCTGTTCATTCAACACGAGGGTAATGCTTGACTTAGAAGCGCCGAACGAAATTACGGAAAGTTTCATTCCTTGAAGTGATGCAAATATTCGACTGAGAAATTCAGGGGTTTGTTGAATTCCGAATCCTACGACACACACGATTCCCTTCCTGTCGAACATTGTTATTTTTCCGACTGAAGATAATTCATGTACTATTGCTGTCAGATTATATTTCGAATCTAATGCAAGAGCCACATTAAATTCTGATGTTGTTGTCACGTTTGCTGTTACATCGTATTTGGTAAGAATGTTATACACGTGTTCCCAAAAAATAAACTGCCCGTATCTCTTGTAAGGGCTCAGTGTTATGACACTGACATTGTTCTTGTAAGCGATAGATTTTATACACGATTTCGTGTTTGAACCGGTTGTCACTTTCGTCCCATCATGGCTGGGATTCATAGAATTACGGATGGAAACCGGAATATTTTTTTCCAACGCGGGTAGCATTGAATTCGCATGTAAAACTTTTGCTCCAAAGTAGGATAACTCAAACGCTTCTTCGGGTAACATTGTCTTTACTTTTTTAGGTGATGAAACAACACGCGGGTCTGCAGTCAAAATTCCATCAACATCTGTCCAGATTTGAATTTCATCCGCGTTGAGCGCCGCACCGATTATTGTTGCTGAATAATCAGAACTCTCCCGCCCCATCGTGGTACGAAAACCGTTTTGTGTAATACCAATAAATCCTTGTGTAACAATTACTTTTCCTTGCCGAATCAACGGCAATGCAATTACGGATAGTTTTTCCTGTACAAGTTCCATAATAGGCATCGCACGATTGTGGTTTGCCTCGGTCACCATAAATTCTTTCGTATCCAGCCAAACTGCATCAATACCTTTTTCCTGACAAGTTGCGGCAATCAAGCGGGAAGAAAGTAGTTCACCAAAACAATAAAAGGCATCAAGTGTTCGAGGCGTAAGTTCGCGGAGAATCGAGACACCGCGTACAAGTTCTTTCAATTCATTGAATGAATGCTGGATGACATCCAGCACTCCTTTTTTCCGAGTAGAGTCTTGAACATTTGTTTCGAGAATCTGGTAGTGTCGCGCGAACAATTCCGTGAGAAGTGCAATTGCTTCTTCAGAATTACCTTGCTCTGCAAATTTTCCTGCTCGTTCTAAATAATTCGTTCCCTTTGCAATAGCGGAGATAACAACAACAGGGGACAGGTGTACATGGTTGTGAATTATTGATGCAACATTAGATTGCGCTTTTGCATCCTGAGTGGAAGTCCCACCGAACTTCATAACAATCATAAAGAGGTACTCATTTTTTTTTGTGTGTAAATAAACCGGTTCGTTTCTTCTTCACCAGAAAGATGAGATAGATGATAATAAAAAGTAATACACCTCCGACGAGTAACACATTCAATCCTAAAAAGTCAAAAATATCCATACTGTTTCTTTGGTAGCGATTCTTTTTTTCTACAAGTGTATTCGTAGCCCGTCACTTCATTTACTAAGTCGTTTCTTCACTGATTCACTCCAAGTCTGACGTACGAGGCGTACATTTTCCAGGGCTATTGTGGTAGCATCAGCAAAGGATTTTAAGAGTTGTGCTTCCTCCTCGATAAATTCAGGATTTCGGTGGCGCGCAACAACCAATATTCCATACAATGAATCTTTGTCTTTCAACGGCGCGGCGATAAAATGCTCTTTTTCCGGTTTCATGCCGGGAGGATATTTCGAGCGAGGATCATTTTGCGCATTATTCACCAGAATCATCTTCCCGGATTTCGCTACCGTGCCGATGATTCCTTCCCCCAATCGTAAAGGAAGCTGAGCAAGGAGTTTTGAAAATTCTGTTTGCTTCGACATGGTATGTGGAACAAACTCTTTTGTGTCGGGATGAAATACATAAATTCCTGCCAGGTCGTGAACAAGTATTTTTCTTATGTTCTCAATAATCGCACGAAATATTTTTTCAACCGATGCATTTTTCAGTACGAGACGGTGAATCTCATTCAACGCCTCAAGCATTGATGTTTTTAGGTGAACCTCCGATGTGAGTCTATCCAAGCGTTCATTTGTTTTGCTTAGTTCATCCGAGTAATGAACGTTCGTCACATCTCGGAGCGAAACGATATAGGTAACTTTTGTTCCCGTATTTTTTTTCAACTGAGAAAAAGAACAACTCAAAATAATTTTTGCGTTATCACTCTTTGTTCCTGTCAATAAATAATTGGCAAGCGTTCCTTCCCGCTCCACAATTTTGAATGCCTGCTTCAAATGTTTTTGCTCCGATGTATCAAGCCACGAATTGCTCAGTTGCATACCCACACATTCTTCTTGCTGGCAACCGAACATTCGGCAGAATGCTTCATTCGTCATAACAATTCTCCCTTTCCTATCGAGAAGTAACACAGCATCCTTCATCGCATTAAAAATCTGCTGCAACTGCGAATCGGATTTCCATGAGCGTTGCTCTGCGATTGTTTCTTGTTTGATGTCATGCCCGACAACAATACTTCCCGCGAACTTACCATTCGTATCATACATTGCACTGACCGCCGCGATCAATTGTAATGTCTCATGTTGCTTTGTAATGAATGAAAGTTCGCCCAGCCATTCGCCTGTTTCCGTTAGATGTTTGAACACGTGTGAGGTGTACGCGGCTCGGTGTTCTTTTCTTAAGAGCATTGTATCTTTTTTGCCCAGCAATTCATCCTCCTGAAATCCCGTTCTTGACAGAACAGTTGGATTAACAAATTGAATTGTTCGTTTCGCATTAGTAACGAAACAAAAATCGAGTGTGGAATGAATGAGACTGAGAAGCAATTGTTCCCGCAACGACGCACTCAGCTTGGGGAGGCTGTTCATTTACTTCACGTCAAGTTCATCAAGGAATGCGACGGCTCTCCGCAAATGCGGAATCACTATTGAACCTCCGACGACGAGCGCGACACTGAACACTTCAAAAAGTTCATCGTTCGTTACGCCCTCTTCTTTGCAACGTTGAATATGATAGGAAATACAATCGTCGCAACGGAGAACCATCGATGCGACAAGTCCGAGCATCTCTTTTGTTTTGATGTCGAGTTTCCCTTCTTCGTATGTCAATGTATCTACACCGAAGAAACGTTTGATTGCGCGGTTGTCCTCCTTCAAAATCCGTTCGTTCATTTTCGAACGGAATGCATTAAATTGTTCTACTCGTTCACCCATAGTAAATCTAAAAGTTAATGATAAAGAAAAAGACCATCAGTAAAAACCGATGGTCTTAGTAAATGTGTAGCCGAAAACTTCACGGCTTTTCCGCCTTAGCGGGTCACTCTTCAATGAAGAGAAAAATATTATTTCCTTTTTTAGGTAGAGCCGATGGGGAGAGAGCCCATGACCTTCCCGCCGTAGCGGGACGTTCTCTATAAATCCAAGGAATAATTTTTCTTGTAGTGGAGCCGATGGGGATCGAACCCACGACCTCCTGAATGCCATTCAGGCGCTCTCCCAGCTGAGCTACGGCCCCGTATAAATGAAAAATTCAAAATGCAAAAGGAAAAATTAGTTGTTTAATTTTGCATATTTTGGCTTGAGAATATACAAAGTTTACTTTTATCTACAAACAAATTCCTTTGATTTTGAAATCGCCTTTCTTATTTTGACAACATATGAAGAATCCTTTATCATCCCTTTCGCCACGCGGAAGACGCATTTACTATACCATACTTGTGGTTCTTGTTCTTTCCGTGAGTGTGTGGAATTGCCTTTCCATTATGGTCTATAATGCTACCGGCAACGACCAGTGTGCGTGGAGAAATATTAAAGATTCAGACTATTTACTTATTACCGATGTGGTCCCCGGCGGAGTCACTGATAAAGCGGGAATAAAAAACGGTGACACGCTGATTGCAATAAATGGGAAGGGCTATGGAAACTCTGCGCTGAACATGCAGACAGTAATTAATGAAGTCCCTTCAGGAGATTTTGCAACGTACCTTGTCGGTCGAACAACAGGACGTGTTGAAACTCAAGTACAGATTTTCAAAGTATTTAACATTGTTTATTTTGCAAACTTCTTTCTCGGACTGGGATTCCTTATTGTCGGATATGTTGTTGTGCTCACCAAACCACAAGGCGCAATCCAACGTATGTTTGCAAACTACAGTCTTGCTTCGATGTTATTCTTTGCGTTAGTCTTTCCTGATATTCCTGCCGGAAGTCATTGGACGAAAACTGCAATCATCGGGTTATCTGCCGGATTAGCACGCATCATCGCGCCACCGCTCTTTTTACGATTCTTCTTCTACTTCCCCGTCCAAAGAAAAGAATTTCAAAAACGATGGATTCATTGGACAATGTACATTGTAAGTATTGCTTCGATTATCAGCATCTTCTTTATTCAAGGACAAAATAATCCATTAGCGTTCATACCATTCCTTTTTCCGTATATATTTTATGTCGGTGGCTTGTTGATTTTCGCTCACAGTTATTTCACCCGTGTAGATAAATCAAAACGAAAAGAACTCCGCCCGATTCTCTTTTCCGCCATCGTCGGGATTGCCTCATTCCTCTACATTTTTATTATCGGTCGGGTCAATGTGTTTTTGATTTTCCTCAATCCCGCGATGTTTATTCCGGGAATCCTCATCATCAACGTTCCGATTGCATTTGGCTACAGTATTTTCCATTATCGCCTTATGGACATTGATTTGATTATCAAACGAAGTTTGATTTATGGAACGGTCACTGCCGCGCTTGCTTCCATTTATCTCTTTATCGTGTTTGGCGTTGGAAGTCTATTAACTTATTTCATGGGAACGGAGGAAAACAAACTCGTCAACGCACTCGCTCTGATTTCCATTGCGTTGGTGTTTGAACCGGTCAAAAAACGAACACAAGCGTTAGTGGATAGAAAGTTTTATCAGGAGCGTTACAACTATCAAAAGGCGTTGCTTGAATTCAGCCAGGAACTCCCGCGACTGATGAACCTTGAACAAATCCTGAACTCAATTGTTAATCGAATCTCAACGACGATGCACGTCGAGAAGATTTCCGTCGTCTTATGTGATGAAAAAGAAGGATGTTCCTCTGTCTCCAAAAATATTCCTGAGCAATACTCGAAGTTCATTCAAAGCCAGAACGGCCTCATCGAGTTACTAAAGAAAACAAAACATCCGCAGTCATTCGGATTATTGGCAGAAGAACCCGATTCAGTTCCTCTTTCGGATGAAGATAAAGAGAAAATACTACACTCAGGTGTCGTCCTTTCAGTTCCGATGTTTTTGCAAGATAGATTGATTGGAACTATCAATGTTGGACCAAAAATGTCGGGTAAAGTCTATTCACAAGAAGATATTGATTTGCTCTCGACTGTTGCAAGTCAGGCGGCGATAGCGATTGAAAACGGACGTCTTCATCTTTCTGAACTTGAAAAACAAAAAATGGAAGAGCAACTTGAAATCGCGAGAAAGATTCAGCAAAGTCTTCTTCCAAAACGAAGCCCGAAAATCGAACGGCTCGATATTTCAGGACTTTCACTTCCGGCGCTTTCTGTCGGAGGCGATTACTTCGATTACATTCAACTCGGTCCGAAAAAACTTCTCGTTGTCGTTGCCGATGTTTCCGGCAAAGGAATGTCTGCCGCATTGTACATGTCAAAGATCCAAGGGATGATACAACTTGCATCGCACATGTACGAGTCGCCGCGTGATATGCTCATTCATGTCAACCGACGGCTGTATGAAGGAATTGAGCGTAAATCGTTTATCACGATGGTGCTTGCATTGTTTGATTTGGAAAACAACACCGTGCAAATTTGCCGCGCAGGACACAATAAGGCAATCATCGGCACAAACGGTAAGTTTGATTATCTCAGTTCCAAAGGAATCGGGCTTGGCTTGGAACGAGGACCGATTTTCGAACAAAGTCTGGAAGAAGTGAAACGTCCGCTTGAGGCAGATTCATTGTTCTTCTTTTATTCCGACGGACTTTCTGAAGCAATGAACGAACAACAAGTGTTGTTCGGTGAAGATACAATTTGTAACTTGGTAGAAACAAACCGCAAGCGCTCTGCCTCGGAACTTCAAGATGAGTTGATGCGTTCTGTTCAACACTTCCAAGGTTCGGCAGAACAGCACGATGATATTACGTTTGTAGTTGTAAAGTATAATTGATAAAAAAATGAAACGTCTAATAGATATTTTTACTCAGGGAAAAATTACAAGTTTCCTTGCTCTTTCCCTTCTCTTTTCATGGAGTTTAATAAACCTCGCCTGTGAAGACGACACAACAGAAGAAAAAGTGAACGAGATTGTTTTCCCGGAAACAAACGTGAGTTATGGTAAGCATGTTCAGCCGTTATTTGACCGTGCTTGTGCCTTTGCCGGATGCCACGGACCCGATACATTTCTTGACCGACAAGGTTTCAGTCTTGACTCATACCAAAACATGATGAACCGAATTGATATTGTCACTCCCGGCGACCCGGAAAACAGTAAATTAATCTGGCGTGTTGAAGGAACGAACGGACAGCAAATGCCATTGTATCGTCAACCGTTGAACGATAACCAGAAGCGCGGGTTGCGAAGATGGATTGCGGAGGGGGCACATAATAATTAGAACGCGATTATTTTTTTCATCCGGTGAATACTTTTATCTTAGAAACAGATTCAAAAAAAATGAATCAATGTAAAATTTCCATACAAAGGTGTAATGAAAGCAATTGACATCAATACAACTCTCATTGACGGTTACTTGCGTTTGCTTGAAAACCTCAGTCCATCCAATAAACTTGAACTAATTTCTAAACTTACTCTTTCTGTCAAGAAATACAACAGAGATAGAAATACGATCTTCTATGAAGCCTATGGCGCTTGGGAATCAACAGAAACCGCCGATGAAATCATCCATGAAATTCGGAATAGCAGAACTTTTAACAGGCAGGTATAATTAACAAAACCCTAAACCGCAGTCACTTCCACCAAATGCGGCGGCTTCACATATCGCGTAACGCTTGGTGATTTCTTCGCCCTCTTCTCAAACTCACCTCTGAATTTTTTAATCACACTTTGCACGGGCCATGCGGCGGCATCGCCGAGAGCGCAGATTGTATTTCCTTCAATGTTGTTCGCAACATCGAGAAGCAAATCAATATCCTGCAGAGTTCCTTCACCTGCGAGAAATCTCCTGAGAATTTTCTCCATCCACCCTGTTCCTTCGCGGCAGGGCGTACATTGTCCGCACGATTCATGGTGATAGAAATGTGCAATGCGTGTCAGAACTTTAATGACATCCGTATCTTCATCCATCACAATCACACCTGCAGTTCCAATCGAAGTGCCGACTGCTTTGAGCGAGTCCGCATCCATCCGAACTCCTTCAAGTTCTTCGCCTCGCAACCACATCGTTGATGAGCCGCCGGGAATAACTGCTTTGATGTTCTTTCCGTTTTTCACTCCACCGCAGTAATTGTAAATCAAATCTGTGAGAAGAACTCCGGTTGGCAACTCAAACACTCCCGGCTTATTCACGTGCCCACTAATTCCATACAATAACGGACCAGGATGTTTCGGTGCGCCAATCTTCGAGTACCATTCCCACCCGCGATTGATAATCGCAGGAACGTTACTGATTGTTTCAATATTGTTGATGGTTGTCGGACAACCCCACATTCCTGATTGTGCAGGAAACGGCGGCTTCACTCGCGGGTAACCGCGACCACCTTCAACTGAATTCATCAGAGAAGATTCTTCGCCGCAAATGTACGCGCCTGCACCACGATAAACTTGTATATGAGTAGTGAATCCTGAACCGAGGATGTTCTGTCCGATGTATCCTTTCTGATACGCATCATCAATTGCAACCTGAAGCAGGTCAATCCACTTTTTATATTCGCCGCGGATGTAAACATACACCATTTGCGCGCCAATGGCATACGCCTCAATCAATGCGCCTTCGATAAACACATGTGGATTGTATTCGAAGATTTGTCTGTCCTTGAATGTTCCCGGTTCGCTTTCATCTCCGTTTGCGCAGAGATATTTTGGCTTCGAAGAAACTTTCGGCATGAACGACCACTTCAACCCGGCAGGAAAACACGCGCCGCCCCGACCGCGCAGGTTTGATTTCTTCACTTCATCAATGACTGCATCGGGAGTCATTCCCAGCACTTTTCGGAGCGCGGAATATCCCCCGTGTTGTTCATAGACATCAATCTTGTGAAGATTGGGAATTTCAGTAAGGATTATTTTTTCAAATTCTGTCATGTTCATTTTCATGTTGAGGAGAAACAGACTGGAATGTCTGTCCTACCATTTTCATTATTTTTCAAAACACAAACCAGTAACCGCTAACCAGATTCAATTTAGTTTCTCCAATAATTCATCTACCTGTTCAAGCGAAAGATTCTCGAAATAGTCATCATTCACTTGCATCATCGGAGCGGTGCCGCACGAACCGAGACATTCAACCTCCGTGACGGTAAAACGGTTGTCAGATGTTGTTTCCCCGAGTTTCACTCCAAGTCGTTTACAAACATGGTCACGCAACTCTCCTCCGCCGTTCAACATGCAGGAAACATTTGTGCAGACTTGTAAATGATATTTCCCGACCGGCTTTTGGTTGTACATCGTGTAAAACGTAACCACGCCATAGACATGACTCACCGGCACATTTAACAACTGCGCAACATATTGCATCGCTTCGGAGGAAATCCAACCGTGTTGTTGTTGAATCATCCACAGGACGGGAAGTGTTAATGCTTGTGTCGTTTGAAACCGCGGTTTCAACGCTTCGATTTTTTTAAGATTTTCTTCGCTTAACATAAATCAATTAAAAATTAAAAGTGAAAAATTAAAAGTGTTATTTTGTAACTTTTAATTTTGAACTTTTCACTATCACTTATCAGCCTCTCCCATCACCGGGTCAATGCTTCCGATGATTGCAACGACATCGGAGATGAGATGACCTTTGACGAGAAGCGGCATCGCTTGCAGATTAACAAATGATGGAGAGCGGATTTTCAATCGCCACGGAACACCTTCTCCTTTGCTGACAATGTAAAATCCGAGTTCACCCTTCGAGGCTTCGATTGCATGATAGACTTCTCCGACCGGAGGATTGATTCCGAAATTCACAATCATGAAATCATGAATCAGTTCTTCCATCTTGCCATAAATGTTTTCTTTTCTCGGAAGAACTTTCTTCGGGTTCGATGCGTGAATCGGTCCTTGCGGCATTTTCTCCAAACACTGTTGGATGATTTTCACACTCTCGCGCATTTCCTGCAACCGAACATAGAAGCGGGCAAGCGTGTCTCCGTCATTATAAACAGGGACATGGAAATCAAGTTCGTTGTAAACGAGATACGGATTATCTCGACGCAGGTCATGGTCAACGCCGCTCCCACGAAGATTCGGTCCTGTCCACCCAAGACTTATTGCATCTTCTTTCGAAATAACGCCAATCCCTTCGCACCGCTGTATGAAGATGCGATTCTTGAGAACTAACTTCTCACACTCGATTAATTTCTCAGGAAACTGTTGGATGAAATCCTTAATCATCGAAAGCGAAGCATCGCTCATATCCTGAGCCAATCCGCCGACACGAGTAAAACTTGTTGTGAAGCGAACACCTGTCAGTTCATCCTGAATGTCCTGAATCTTCTCACGTTCGCGCCATGCCCAAAGCAAAATTGTCACCGCCCCTGTATCCATCACCATCGTTCCGAGCGCTACGAGATGCGAAGTCAAGCGAGCAAGTTCAGCGCAGATAACACGAATGAATTGCGCGCGTCTCGGCGCTTCGATGCCTGCCAATTTTTCTACGGCAAGAACATACGCTACGTTATTTGCAAGCGTTGAAAGATAATCGAGCCGGTCTGTGTGAGGAATGAACTCGTGGAACGACATATTTTCCGCGAGTTTCTCGTAGCCGCGATGTAAGTAACCAAGTTCAGGAACTGCCGCAACGACAGTTTCTCCATCGAGCCGGATAATCAAACGAAGCACACCATGCGTTGCGGGATGTTGCGGTCCCATGTTCAACACCATATCCGATTCGAGCGGGTCGTCGAATGTTATTGTCGTGTCCTGATTCTCAAGCGCACGAAGAATTTTTAGTTGAGATTCGGTGATGGGGATGTTCATTACTTATTGCTCTGTCTCGAAAAGAGTTTTTAGTTTCTTGTTTGTAGTTTTGGTTCGCGGTTACGGATTTGGGGTTTCAGGTTTGAAGGAGTTGCAATATGACTGATAATTATTGGCTATTGACAATTGACCATTCACTATTGACAATTAATCCCCAGTAATCAATTTTTTCTTGGTAA
Coding sequences within it:
- a CDS encoding aspartate kinase, producing the protein MIVMKFGGTSTQDAKAQSNVASIIHNHVHLSPVVVISAIAKGTNYLERAGKFAEQGNSEEAIALLTELFARHYQILETNVQDSTRKKGVLDVIQHSFNELKELVRGVSILRELTPRTLDAFYCFGELLSSRLIAATCQEKGIDAVWLDTKEFMVTEANHNRAMPIMELVQEKLSVIALPLIRQGKVIVTQGFIGITQNGFRTTMGRESSDYSATIIGAALNADEIQIWTDVDGILTADPRVVSSPKKVKTMLPEEAFELSYFGAKVLHANSMLPALEKNIPVSIRNSMNPSHDGTKVTTGSNTKSCIKSIAYKNNVSVITLSPYKRYGQFIFWEHVYNILTKYDVTANVTTTSEFNVALALDSKYNLTAIVHELSSVGKITMFDRKGIVCVVGFGIQQTPEFLSRIFASLQGMKLSVISFGASKSSITLVLNEQEVEHAVRQLHREFFEGEIDVELFEQNLQE
- a CDS encoding PAS domain S-box protein, translating into MNSLPKLSASLREQLLLSLIHSTLDFCFVTNAKRTIQFVNPTVLSRTGFQEDELLGKKDTMLLRKEHRAAYTSHVFKHLTETGEWLGELSFITKQHETLQLIAAVSAMYDTNGKFAGSIVVGHDIKQETIAEQRSWKSDSQLQQIFNAMKDAVLLLDRKGRIVMTNEAFCRMFGCQQEECVGMQLSNSWLDTSEQKHLKQAFKIVEREGTLANYLLTGTKSDNAKIILSCSFSQLKKNTGTKVTYIVSLRDVTNVHYSDELSKTNERLDRLTSEVHLKTSMLEALNEIHRLVLKNASVEKIFRAIIENIRKILVHDLAGIYVFHPDTKEFVPHTMSKQTEFSKLLAQLPLRLGEGIIGTVAKSGKMILVNNAQNDPRSKYPPGMKPEKEHFIAAPLKDKDSLYGILVVARHRNPEFIEEEAQLLKSFADATTIALENVRLVRQTWSESVKKRLSK
- a CDS encoding carboxymuconolactone decarboxylase family protein — translated: MGERVEQFNAFRSKMNERILKEDNRAIKRFFGVDTLTYEEGKLDIKTKEMLGLVASMVLRCDDCISYHIQRCKEEGVTNDELFEVFSVALVVGGSIVIPHLRRAVAFLDELDVK
- a CDS encoding SpoIIE family protein phosphatase; the protein is MKNPLSSLSPRGRRIYYTILVVLVLSVSVWNCLSIMVYNATGNDQCAWRNIKDSDYLLITDVVPGGVTDKAGIKNGDTLIAINGKGYGNSALNMQTVINEVPSGDFATYLVGRTTGRVETQVQIFKVFNIVYFANFFLGLGFLIVGYVVVLTKPQGAIQRMFANYSLASMLFFALVFPDIPAGSHWTKTAIIGLSAGLARIIAPPLFLRFFFYFPVQRKEFQKRWIHWTMYIVSIASIISIFFIQGQNNPLAFIPFLFPYIFYVGGLLIFAHSYFTRVDKSKRKELRPILFSAIVGIASFLYIFIIGRVNVFLIFLNPAMFIPGILIINVPIAFGYSIFHYRLMDIDLIIKRSLIYGTVTAALASIYLFIVFGVGSLLTYFMGTEENKLVNALALISIALVFEPVKKRTQALVDRKFYQERYNYQKALLEFSQELPRLMNLEQILNSIVNRISTTMHVEKISVVLCDEKEGCSSVSKNIPEQYSKFIQSQNGLIELLKKTKHPQSFGLLAEEPDSVPLSDEDKEKILHSGVVLSVPMFLQDRLIGTINVGPKMSGKVYSQEDIDLLSTVASQAAIAIENGRLHLSELEKQKMEEQLEIARKIQQSLLPKRSPKIERLDISGLSLPALSVGGDYFDYIQLGPKKLLVVVADVSGKGMSAALYMSKIQGMIQLASHMYESPRDMLIHVNRRLYEGIERKSFITMVLALFDLENNTVQICRAGHNKAIIGTNGKFDYLSSKGIGLGLERGPIFEQSLEEVKRPLEADSLFFFYSDGLSEAMNEQQVLFGEDTICNLVETNRKRSASELQDELMRSVQHFQGSAEQHDDITFVVVKYN
- the nuoF gene encoding NADH-quinone oxidoreductase subunit NuoF, which produces MNMTEFEKIILTEIPNLHKIDVYEQHGGYSALRKVLGMTPDAVIDEVKKSNLRGRGGACFPAGLKWSFMPKVSSKPKYLCANGDESEPGTFKDRQIFEYNPHVFIEGALIEAYAIGAQMVYVYIRGEYKKWIDLLQVAIDDAYQKGYIGQNILGSGFTTHIQVYRGAGAYICGEESSLMNSVEGGRGYPRVKPPFPAQSGMWGCPTTINNIETISNVPAIINRGWEWYSKIGAPKHPGPLLYGISGHVNKPGVFELPTGVLLTDLIYNYCGGVKNGKNIKAVIPGGSSTMWLRGEELEGVRMDADSLKAVGTSIGTAGVIVMDEDTDVIKVLTRIAHFYHHESCGQCTPCREGTGWMEKILRRFLAGEGTLQDIDLLLDVANNIEGNTICALGDAAAWPVQSVIKKFRGEFEKRAKKSPSVTRYVKPPHLVEVTAV
- the nuoE gene encoding NADH-quinone oxidoreductase subunit NuoE encodes the protein MLSEENLKKIEALKPRFQTTQALTLPVLWMIQQQHGWISSEAMQYVAQLLNVPVSHVYGVVTFYTMYNQKPVGKYHLQVCTNVSCMLNGGGELRDHVCKRLGVKLGETTSDNRFTVTEVECLGSCGTAPMMQVNDDYFENLSLEQVDELLEKLN
- the nuoD gene encoding NADH dehydrogenase (quinone) subunit D, giving the protein MNIPITESQLKILRALENQDTTITFDDPLESDMVLNMGPQHPATHGVLRLIIRLDGETVVAAVPELGYLHRGYEKLAENMSFHEFIPHTDRLDYLSTLANNVAYVLAVEKLAGIEAPRRAQFIRVICAELARLTSHLVALGTMVMDTGAVTILLWAWREREKIQDIQDELTGVRFTTSFTRVGGLAQDMSDASLSMIKDFIQQFPEKLIECEKLVLKNRIFIQRCEGIGVISKEDAISLGWTGPNLRGSGVDHDLRRDNPYLVYNELDFHVPVYNDGDTLARFYVRLQEMRESVKIIQQCLEKMPQGPIHASNPKKVLPRKENIYGKMEELIHDFMIVNFGINPPVGEVYHAIEASKGELGFYIVSKGEGVPWRLKIRSPSFVNLQAMPLLVKGHLISDVVAIIGSIDPVMGEADK